aagtgcacagacaagaccgatcgaccaatagatgataatgatgatgatgcaaAAGAAAgaccctcaacatttcctaacataaaatcaggagtcaaagcaactaacacaaaatcagaagccaatattaaGTCCTTCTCCCTAAAAgacctgcgtggcctaaggaaggattacacccgacGATCTGATaaatccataattagctggttagtctGTCTTTAAAATGCTGCAAGCGAAGCTACAATTCTGAATAACACAGAAGCGAAGCATTTgagatccctgtcacatgatcctgtcattgACCAaagcatgatgaggggggctaaccctcacagcctctgggtaCAGGTCTTAAACAGTGTAGCACAAAGATACTTGTGTgccgatgatctctacatgcagcaaacacagtaaAAAACCATAGAACAAAAGATTCAACgcttgaaaaaaataacaataagagaaattatattctcagatgacataacaatTAAAAATCCAGACTTagtaccatgcacatctgtgatgtggcgaaaactaGTACAACTTGAAccacatgaatatgcatctgctctagctatcatAAAGCGAGATAACATGGATGAGACTGTGCTTGACATGGCAAAGAAActccgagcttatgcagatgctgtgcATAGCCccacacatgccagaatcgcagcggTGGAAACACGTCTGAAGAGATTAGAAGATAAGATAAAAAAGAATCATAAGAAGCTTAGAAAAGAGATTAAAGaaaaccttctccaaatctcagcagtacagatcagaggttctagtacccaacgcagacgttccccagatggagaaagaaagtacaccccacgagctgagctgtggttctttctGCGTAATTGTAGAGAAAACATGAAGCTATAAGATGAaaaatccaccgctgctctggcccgaaAAGTACGTGAATTAAAAGAAGACAAAGCTCAGAGAAgaagttccaccacaaggaaagcagctccagttacCCATAGCCAAACTGCCAGGTatgataataataatgacatgtctaatccccttgaaaaaacctctaagacatatgcccaaagaaagaaagataaccAAGCTTAGAGGAGCCCTGCCGCTAGCCAAGTAGAAGCTAAAAaaaatcgtgttttctggacAGTATAGATtcgttggcctggcacatcagaaccacaaaagtataaagctttagtcaacactggtgcacagtgtaccataattccatcaagacacgtagggacagaatccgtttctatcgctggtgtgacagggagatcacaagacttcactttagtagaagctgatgtgagcttgactgagaatgagtagaagaaacatcctattgtgactggcccaaaAGCCCCATGTATCCTGGGCATAGATTATCTGTGAAgtaggtatttcaaagacccaaaaggactgaaGTAAGCATTTAAGATAGCAACTATAGTAACAGAGggcgtccagcaattgaataccttgcctagACTGTCTGAAAATCCATCTACAATAAAGCTTctaaagagaaaagaacaacaagtaccaattgccacttccacagtacATCATCGACAATATAAAACCACTCGAGATGCTGtaattcccatccataagatgatgCGAGAGCTAGAGAGCCAAAGAATAGTcaacaaaacccactcacccttcaacagccccatctagCCTGTGCATAAATCTAAAAGAGAATAGAGACTGACGGTTAACTACCGTGCATTAAATAAAGTGAgtccaccactgagcgctgctgtaccagacatattagagctccagtatgagcttgagTCCAAAGCAGCGAAGTAGTATGCCACTATCAATATTGccaatacatttttctccattccgctgACAGCAGAATGCaagcctcagtttgccttcacctagagaggtgtgcagtacacttgaaaccgactgccccaggagtagaagcacagtcctaccatctgccatagACTGATCCAAAGTACACTAGAAAAAGGTAAaactccagaacatctgcagtatattgatgacatcattatataggggaagacagcagcagaagtgtttgagaaaagagagaaaattatccaaattctcctgaaagccggctttaccatcaagaagagcaaagtcaaaaGACCTGCTCaagaaatccagtttctaagAGTAAAGTAGCAAGACGAAcagcgtcagattcccactgatgtcatcaacaagataacagcaatgtctccaccatccaacaagaaggaaacacaagctttcctaagTGCCATAGGTTTTTAGAAAATGCACATTCCTGAATATAGTCAaatcgtgagccctctctatctagtcacccataaaaagaacactttccactagagccctgaacagcaacaagccttcgtccaAATTAAGCAAAAAATCGCTCATGCAGTAACCCTTAGCCCAGTCAAAACAAGACCAGATGTGAAAAATGTGCTCTATTCtacagccgggaaccatggtttgtcctagAACTTGTAGCAGAAAGTGCCTGAAGAGACTCGAAGCCGACCACTGGGATTTTAGAGTCGAAACTACAGAaagtctgaagccaactatactccaacagagaaagaaattttagCAACCTATAAAAGAGTCCAAACTGCCTCAGAAGTAATAAAcaccgaagcacaactcctcctggcaccccgactaccagtactggggtggatgttcaaagcaaaagttccctctacccaccatgccaccagtgctacataaAATAAGtagattgctctcataacacagcgtGCCCGTATTAGAAAGCTGAATCGCCCTGAAATTctagaaataattacaaactagccagaaattaaaaacttcagtctcactgataaagaagaacaagaaatgACACATGCTGAAGAAtctcctccatataaccaactgccagcggaagaaacacaatgtgctctttttactgatggttcctgtcgcatggtaggaatgaatcggaagtggaaagcagctgtatggagccccacacgacaggtttcagaggccactgaaggagaaggtggatcaagccaacttgctgaactcaaagctgttcaactggccttggacattgctgaaagagagaagtggccaaagctctacctctacactgattcatggatggtagccaacactctgtggggctggctggagaggtggaaagaggctaattggcagcgtagaggaaaaccagtttgggctgttgaagagtggaaagacatcgctaccagggtagggaggctacctgtgaaggtccgccatgtagatgcccatgtcctcaagagtagagctaatgaggagcacaagaacaatgagcaggtagaccaggctgcaaagataggggtgtccaagacaaacctagattgggagcataagggagagttattcctagctcgatggacccatgatgcctcaggtcatcagggtagagatgccacctataagagggcacgagaccgaggagTGGATTTAACCatagacagtatttctcaggttatccacgactgtgagacgtgtgctgccatcaaacaggccaagcggatgaagcccctatggtatggtgggcggtggtccaagtacaagtatggggaggcctggcagattgactacatcacactgccccacacacaccaaggcaagcgctacgtgctcacaatggtagaagccaccacaggatggttggagacctaccctgtgcctcatgctactgcccagaacaccatcctgtgcctggaaaagcaagtcctgtggagacatggta
The sequence above is drawn from the Passer domesticus isolate bPasDom1 unplaced genomic scaffold, bPasDom1.hap1 HAP1_SCAFFOLD_51, whole genome shotgun sequence genome and encodes:
- the LOC135292828 gene encoding uncharacterized protein LOC135292828; the encoded protein is MTHAEESPPYNQLPAEETQCALFTDGSCRMVGMNRKWKAAVWSPTRQVSEATEGEGGSSQLAELKAVQLALDIAEREKWPKLYLYTDSWMVANTLWGWLERWKEANWQRRGKPVWAVEEWKDIATRVGRLPVKVRHVDAHVLKSRANEEHKNNEQVDQAAKIGVSKTNLDWEHKGELFLARWTHDASGHQGRDATYKRARDRGVDLTIDSISQVIHDCETCAAIKQAKRMKPLWYGGRWSKYKYGEAWQIDYITLPHTHQGKRYVLTMVEATTGWLETYPVPHATAQNTILCLEKQVLWRHGTPERTESDNRTHFKNSLISTWAREHGIEWVYHNPYHAPAAGKVERYNGLLKTTLKALGGGSFKNWEQHLAKATWLVNTRGSTN